Proteins encoded by one window of Ignavibacteriota bacterium:
- a CDS encoding glycosyltransferase yields MDVLHINTTDTSGSAIAAKRLSAGLNSLGINSKILSLDKRGNDVSFTGFFEDRILALKPLSLFQRHFLPTYRKIVHSIKNLDENIFTFPNTLIDITKHELFKKADIIHLHHIADFVDIKSFFNKNTKPIVWTIHDFNPISGGNHWPDSDISKFQKYVARNIEIKKNAYSKAKYLKVINPSEFQKNEVIKSGLFPEKSIKFIPHGVDFNIYNSHKRIAFSENSKFPNNNKRNIIFISDDHKLSNKGADLFIEIVNILGDKFNYIAVGKNTSIYCNHKLIVQIGFVSDENQLADIYRSADICLILSKFESFSQITIESLACGTPVISTNCGGPEEIIESGITGYIVKNRNAIKFAEIIENVMNDKVKLADMSEASAEKAKIYDVNIIARQYLGIYKELTHNK; encoded by the coding sequence ATGGATGTACTGCACATAAATACAACTGATACAAGCGGCTCGGCGATTGCGGCTAAAAGACTTTCAGCCGGGCTGAATTCTTTGGGTATAAATTCAAAGATTCTATCCCTTGATAAAAGAGGCAATGATGTAAGTTTTACAGGTTTTTTTGAAGATAGAATTCTGGCTTTAAAGCCACTAAGTTTATTCCAAAGACATTTCCTGCCAACATACCGAAAAATCGTGCATAGTATTAAAAACTTAGATGAAAACATATTTACTTTTCCAAATACTTTGATTGATATAACTAAACATGAATTATTCAAAAAGGCTGATATAATCCACCTTCATCATATTGCCGATTTTGTTGATATTAAATCTTTCTTTAACAAAAACACCAAACCAATTGTTTGGACTATTCATGATTTCAACCCAATTTCGGGAGGCAATCATTGGCCCGATTCAGATATTTCAAAATTTCAAAAATATGTTGCTCGTAATATTGAGATAAAAAAAAATGCATATTCAAAAGCGAAATATTTAAAAGTAATAAACCCTTCTGAATTTCAAAAGAACGAAGTTATTAAATCAGGTCTTTTTCCGGAAAAGTCAATTAAATTTATTCCTCATGGTGTAGACTTTAATATTTATAATTCTCATAAAAGAATTGCATTTTCCGAAAATTCAAAATTCCCCAATAACAATAAAAGAAATATTATATTTATTTCAGATGACCACAAACTTTCGAATAAAGGAGCTGATTTATTTATAGAAATTGTAAATATTTTGGGAGATAAATTTAATTATATCGCTGTTGGAAAAAATACAAGTATTTATTGCAATCATAAATTAATTGTTCAAATTGGTTTTGTTTCAGATGAGAATCAGCTTGCTGATATTTACCGCTCAGCTGATATTTGTTTAATTTTATCAAAATTTGAGTCATTTTCTCAAATTACTATTGAGTCACTTGCTTGCGGCACGCCTGTAATATCAACTAATTGTGGTGGTCCTGAGGAAATTATTGAAAGTGGTATAACAGGTTATATAGTTAAAAATAGAAATGCAATCAAATTTGCAGAAATAATTGAAAATGTTATGAATGATAAAGTCAAGTTAGCAGATATGTCTGAAGCTTCAGCAGAAAAAGCAAAGATTTACGATGTTAATATTATTGCCCGGCAGTATCTTGGTATTTACAAAGAACTTACACATAATAAATGA